Below is a genomic region from Cyprinus carpio isolate SPL01 chromosome B6, ASM1834038v1, whole genome shotgun sequence.
TCTGACGTCTTTCTGTCAACCCCATCAACCTAAGGGCTTTagtgaaggcaaaaaaaaaaacgggatttgcaattaaaaattaaaaaaaaaaaaaagatacttttgtcttatttttggataaggaatatttcacccaaaacttTACTTTCCagcataatttattcaccctcctGTTGTTTTTAAGACTGCTCTTCCCTACATAAAAGCACAATGACCAGGGCTTATCAAACTTCAAGAAGgacaaaaatgcacaataaaagtAGCTCAAATGAACTGTGCACTATACTCCAAGTTATCTAAATACACAAGGTAGCTTTGCATAAGAAAAAGTAGTGATACAGAGtagttttattgtcatttttgaagcCTGACAGCTACTTCTTAATGTAAGCATGCGGCTTTTATGCTCCACAGAAGACATTCATACGGGTttgaatgacataagggtgaaaTGTTGACAGAACTTTAACTTTAGGGGGAATTATCCTTTGAATTTCACTAGTTCTCGCAATTTTCTACCATCTGCTTTGCATCAGACTTAATTTGTAAGCCCGTGTATCAAAACCATTTAGAACCAAGTCTCATCTACGGCACTAACCCTTCACTCTTGAACTTGCAGCACCCCTAAGTATATATAGCCACCTCTATAATGATTAGAAGTATCCCAACGGGGGCATCTTATCAAAGCAACCACGTGGAAATGACATCAAAAAcaacaagacaaacaaaacaaaagataaatcaGTCTCAGGATTGTTCTTTGCCATCAATTTCAAGCCTTGCTCTTTTTGAGTTTCCATTGCACTCACCATGTTGCACTCATGCCACCTATAGCTTTGTAAAGGATTTAGGTTAAAATCTTCACTAAAATGAATACATAGCAGCAAGCAACTAAGAACAAAATACTGTGATCCATCAAGACTTTATCAGATGCAGCTCTGCTGGTAATCTACCAATGGGATGAGTGTTTTCTTTACATTATTcagagaaatgttttaaaacatgaatcTAGGTCTTATGCAACTATAAGAGCGTGATCCGAAACACCATTACGAAGTGAGACCGCCGTCCGGTTTTTGCACAATACCAACATCCTACCGCTTTCTGAGAACCTGTGAAAGATGCTAGTGAATAACACCTAATCGAAGGGGGAAAATGCTGGGGTCAATAAGAGCGTTCTCCGTCAATAGACAGAATCGTCTGAATATCCATTCCCATGATGCAAAAGGAACACGCTAACACCAATGATGATGTCGTCCCTTTTTTAGGATTCGAGAGTGTTTGCATGCTTCAAGTGTCTATTTCTTTAGCACACACGCAGAAGGTAGATGTCAGTGAAATTACAAGGGCAGATCTATAAACAATACATTGATAATCAAAGTCCTATACACAAGCTTTTACCGACACGACACACACAAAAGTACTGCAGCCCAAACATGAGGATGCATTCTAGTCTCCACCGTCACAAGGGCCTTGAGCATTTGACTCCGTTTCCTCTCCCATCTCATTTTTGTCCTTTTCCTCAGTACTTTTATCCTCAGAAGGACCTTTTATAGGGTCAGAAGGATCTTTGACCTGAGCTAAATCTACATCAGGTCCGCCTTCTTCCATTCCGTCCTCTTTGCTCTTTTGTTCGGGTGTCTGTTCATCTTTAACTCCCTTCGATTCCACAACAACATTGGTGCTTCCCTCCTCTGCCACTTCCTCCCTAaccttcttcctcttcctcttgggGCTGCCCGTGCTGTCTGCTGCAGGCATAGCGGGCAGAGCCATTATACTGCCCGGTGGCAAGAACATATGCGGATACAACAGACTATGTGACATTCCCGGGATTAGAAAAGGGTTAAAGGTCAAATGGCTGCCGGTGCTTGtgatgctactactactactgctgctgctAGTGGCCGCAGCTGTAGACACCGAAGCGGACACTTTCTTCTCTTCCCCTCCTTGCTTTGCGTCCTCCTTATTCCCATTCTCCGTGCTCATCGGAGAGCTTGCATTTTCACACTGAGGTGTAGATTCCGAACTATTCGCCGGGCTGGAGGTTGAGGTTACGGTTGCGGAGTTTGTCGAAGTCACGCTCGCTGAAGTGGAGGATGCGGTTGCAGTGGACGTTGCTGGTTGATTTATCATCCCACTCATGTGAGCACTGTACATGGGCGGCTGCACAGCCGCCATACCGTGAAGCATCATGGGCAGCATGCTGAGTCCATTCTTGGCATCTTCTCCTGACGATACGGCAGTGGCAAAACCGTGAGGAAAGCCCATGATACCAGTTAGCGGGATGCCAGGGACATTGCGGAGATTGGGTAAGCTAACCAGATCCATGCTGCCAATGAGCCCACCATTCATGAAGAGTGGACCCATGCCAGCAGCAAGCTCGGGGGCTTTCGGCATCTCACTGCGGGGTCGCCTGCCTCGTCTACGCGGGCCGGGATCCCGACACACGGGGCCAGAGAGGATGCGTGTGAATTTGCCCTCCGGTAGAAAACCCTGGGATAGTGCGATACGAAAACTTAGTGTTGGTTTACAAGGAATAAATTTATGCAGTATCTATAAAAGTCaaagactatattattattaatgtataggATAAAAATTGCACATATATAAGATataaagtttaaagtagtttcaTTCAAAATCAACTCTCGGAGTCAACTCTCATTAATTGCAGTAAAAAagtgcatatattttatatatatataattgcagaACTCATAAACTTGGGTTAGATTTCAATAGAATGGAATTCAGTGAAACACACTGACACTCAAGCagttatgaattattattttttttacatgttttgtatgaaaataatactataataatataatagtattatagtagtaatatatatatatatatatatataattaaaaaaatcttaccatacCTAccctaataataaatgaatatacaatAGAATATTATAAACTATAGTATAGATTATTATAGACATCCCTATGGGGGATTTCATGCAGATGACATGAACACAGAACCTCTGAAATTGTTgcagtaaaaatgtatatattgttaGTCATCTAGCAGATGTTCTTTGTCCAAGACAAACTATAAGGAGGGTCAACTCAACTGAACTCAGCTCAAGGACTTGTAGTGCTTATGCAAGATTGTGATTTCTTCCACTCTGAACCTACACATTTTAGGCAACATTTAGATGCTGAACCTTGACAATTAGCATATGCTCAATTTACTACATCTTCACAAGTGGCTTCACTGGAACAATCTCTGCTCCGCTTCTTGCCATTTCCAATCTCTCTCTAGACAAAATATATATGACTCACTGAGTGCTTCACCACATCCGCCCAATCAGGAGCCACAGagtattctgagtttgcatccaGCCATCTAGAGAGCTCTTTAATCGCTGGAGCCATAGCGCCTCCAAGCTGCAACCAGAGGAATTgtcacattaaatttaaattaaataaacaagaaaggTTATaggagtgtgtttgcatgttttcttACCCTGCGGCCTGTGTTTCTGTGCACTACGGGAACTCTCTCCTCCCCAGTTAGAGAGCTGACGTCGAGCTTGGATGGGTCTTTGCAGCGATGCCTTCTCTGTTTTGGACGCTCCAGGAAACTGTGCAATATGTTTGCATTCTGAGACCAAGAAAGATGTGCAATATAAATTAGGTTATAGTAAtgcattaaatatcaaatatatcaTTTGTATCAAggcttataatatataataaatatcataagctgtatacaataaacatttatatttaggaTCATTCAAATATCTTTCTAGATggaaaaataatgttaacaaccTTGCAACTTTTTTTAAAGCTTCTTAATAGTACACAAATCAACATGAAATTGCTTTCGCATATGCATCTGTTTTAGTAGTAATGCAACGTAGTTACAAGTGAAACAggaaatttaaaatgtaagaccaaaaaaaaaagccttaactTTATCTAATAAGAATTTAATAGGTgtttataattttcaaaagaaaatgtaagaaaataaaaaatattatgacttAAAACTAAGTTCTGTTGTAACTTACCGGAAAAGCAGAAAGCTCCATGTTGTAGTTGGGGTTTTGTCGGAGCCATTCCATTAGGCCTTTATTGGCCATTTCCCTGTCCATGCTCACATTCAGGGTCTCTGAGGCTGGAGGAGCTGGAGAGGGTGCTGAAGGCGGAGTAGGAAGTGTTGTCGAGGTGGCTGGAGGGCCTTCTGACTGGGAGGATGTGGAGGACACAACAGGGTGGCTGATACTCTCTGACCCACTCTGTGGAGTATACAAAGATTAACACAACATTTGCCAGTTAAATAGATTTGATAGTTAAATTAATGCCATATCAGCATAAAAACCTATTTATGTGGCAAgatccaagtttaaaataaaaactttgaaaataagCTTCTTTCAACATTACAAAAGAGACTATATAAGATCTtccatattaatatttaaaatattgtcctGGTAAATCTTTTCAAAAACaccaattaatttataaaatgtacccccccccaaaaaaaaggaaCATCAAAAGAGTACTCCATACCACCTCTGATGGAGACTTTAatcttttatgatgctttttttactTCTTTGAGCTTGGCAGGATAAATCATCActttcaacttttattttttattttttaagctttcTCTAGTATATTTGCCAAGCATCtccttttatgtttcacaaaacAAATAGTACAATGCTAGAATCACATGGGGctattttcatctttgggtgtcCTGCTATATCCACTTCATTGACATGTGTTTCCACAAACCTGTTGTTCAGGCAAGTTCATGCTTTGTCCCTTTATAAAGCTGAGATCAGGAGTCTCCACATTTCTTCTTCGTCCTCTCCTCCGTCTCAACATTGAATCATCACGACGAAGACCGCCGTTGACAATCTGCCCCGTGACAGGGTGAATCAGACCAGCCTGCAAAATGCCAGCCATATCCAATCCCAGCGAGCCTTGTATGGAGCCTATCCCAGTTATTTTATGGGGCGCTGACTGGACAGTGTGGCTCATCTGACCGATTGGCCCACTGTCTCCACCAACTGTTAGCTCTGTTGGTTTGGAGAGGTCAATAGCAGCGTCCTGCCAGCCATTAAGGAGGAGAGTGTTAGCACAATGAGGCACGCCAACCTGGATCTTTTCTCCAAGCTGGCTTGGTTTGGCAAGGACTTCTGCCTCGAATTCATACCCACGTCTCGGACGTTTGAGCTCAGGGAGAAATGGTGGGGCCACTAACCGCTCCTGTTGGGACAAGagttgtaaatgaataaaaaaaataggttatCTCCATGTTTCAGTCAATTAAATCtaaaaagttttgcaaaaattTTGTAACAAACCAAAGGCgacaaattcatatttatttagaaaatagtaTGGTTTTACCATAACTTTGATCAGTTTGACTGCATGAAGGATATTCAGTCCTGGGCTATAAACAAATGCAATGCTGATATTTATAAGCTGTTTGATGATATTTAGATTTgtaaaatggattaaaaacaatCCAAAGGAACCACAATTTAGACACTTTGAGATCTcattaatttccatgactttcaGGTCTCAAAATTTCACAAATTGAGAATACCCTGATATCGCCAGGATTTTCATTCATATTATTCATGTCCAGATATTTCCAAAACCTGATTTGAATTTAGGATATTTCACTACTTTTTAATGATTTGCAGACACCCTGAAGAACCTCCTGTCTGATGATGTGATCTCCCACCTACCTTTGGTAAGTGGGGTACTGTGTGTGAGAGGTTAAAGTTAAGGCTCTGAGATATAGGCATTCTGGTAGGCAGAAATCCTGCCCTCTGGTGGGCACTGCTGGGCACGCAGGTGTTAGCCAATGAGGTGGGAGACTCATACTGTTGACTGGAGGAAGGCCACTTCCCCTTTAAGATAGTGTGGCAGATACTGTCAATACGATTGATGATCACTCTGTCCTATAGGGAGCAAAAGACAAAACAGGGTATGAATGGGTCTAACAGCAGAAACAGGTGACTGATACATGTCTAGTGGTATGCTATTGGCCGACTCCAGCCttacttatttaattttcagAGAAGACTTGGGCATGTTCAgcagaatatgcaaaatatttaatatcatttcAGTATAACAAATTGATGAAGAATGGTCACCAACATGTCAATACCTTAGGCCACTCTGAGAACGAGAAGAGTGCTTTCTCTTGTAAAAGCTGAGCAATGGTTGGTTCCCTCATTTCATGGACACTGTCTGCCATCTCACACATGGGCAATGCAAAGTGTGGTCCATCAACATCTCCCaataatgctaaaaaacaaacaattattactCAAACCATGTTGGGAGAGAAAGAGACTAAAACAgttgtttaaatgatttattccTTGTTTTCCATTGGGTTTTTGAAGATAGTGAGAAACCATTTATAAGCATGTAATGTCTCTGAATAAGTTGAACAGTACAGAAGTCATTCCATCCAGCAAATCTGACTAGAGTTTGTCAACAATTAGAAATGACTGATGACAAACTGTTGAATTATTTAATTCACAGTAAAGGTGGTAATGCGGCCACAACatcaataattatcaataatTCAACAGTCAGGAGTCAGTTATTCCACTTTTAGCACTGTATTTTCCTTCTAAAATGTTTTCAGCCCTAAAACAGATGTGTACATACTTCTGGTACCAAAAAAGTGAGCCTAAAACAACAAAAGTTAGTTTGCAGGTCTCCAAACCTGTTCAAGTTGATCCAGTTTGCTAGCTCTTGGACACTTAAGTGTTCAGACTTGGAGAACAGTTGTCTAACAAGCTAAACACCAACTTGGCCAGGCTAGGACTCCAGCTAGACTAGCTTACACCAGCTAAGTCTACTGAGATGCTTTCCTCCAACAGGGTAAACAGCTCAAACTGCCATTACTAGTTTTgtaaagaatgaaatgaaatatagaaCCTCAGCAGACCTGGAACTACTACATACGACTAACAGAattagaaacaaaacataaaaagtagAAAGCTAATGTTTACAGCCACAATACCTGGTGTCTTTGCACCTTCATCTTTTATCTTGTCCTTCATTTCAAAAACCTCAGTCTGCTCAAGGTGAGGGGTCTGTGTAGTGCTATCTGGCTCAGGCTTCACATCTGACACCACTGGATCCACGAGAAACTCTTGTTTTGGGACTGCATCAAGGCCCGGGGATACAGAGGTGTCAGGTAAGGTAGTTGGAGATGATGGGAGTGACGAAGGAATGGGGTAATCTGTTGAAAGAGTAGTGTTATTTAGATTGCACTCTTCTATTGGCTCTGGCGGTTCTTTGCAGGTTTCTTCCACCAACTGCTGTTCCGCTGTGTCTTGCTGAAACCCTTCGCAAGGTTCCTGCAGGGTCTCGTCACAAGTTAAATCATAAGACTCCTCTAAAGGCACTTTTTCTGGCTCTGTTAGAGGCTTTTCATAAGGTTCTTCCAAAGCCACTTCACAAGGATCTTTCAAATCTCCACTGGAATCGTCAAATGGCACCTCCCCTTTCTGAGATTCCTTGAGACAATTTTCCCTTGGAGACTCTATTGAAGGCATCTTGTCGATCTCATCTTGAATATCCTTTGTCTTTGGACTGTCAAAATGAAACCCTACGCTTTCAGCTTCTTCTTCTGGACTGGGAACACCGTATGTGATGTTAGAATCACTAAGCTTGTCCTCTTGCTCCTCACTAATGGGATCCGTCTGGTCAAGACTTACATTCGGGAGTCCAACAGGTGGTGGTGGAAGATATTCTGGAAGACTGGCTGACAGATCTGTCtgatccacagaagtctctccaaCATTAAGGTCTTTGAACAACATGAAGCTCGGTGCCAGTGGTTCGACAGGGTTGCTTTGAGAGTCCGAACTAGGCATGCTCAAACAGTCAGTGAGCGTTTCATCACCCTCCTGTCCATCTTCTGGTTGAGGAGCATCAAGAAAGTTGGGTTCCAAAGTTGGCGCTCCCAAGATGGGATCAGTCTCGTTGAACATGTCAGAAGTTTCAGCATGGTCCGAGCTTTCCCATGGAGTTTGAAGTTCATCTAGTTCCACAGAAGGAGCCATTAAGCCAGTCTCCTCTGAGGACCCTTGCTCTCCCACCAGAACATCGCTGCGAAGTTTCCCAGCTATGGAGTCCACCATGTCTCCTTGAGACCCATTTAACTCCCCTTGCACACCGTACGAATTTAGCATATTCTGCCCACCGGTTGCTGAATTGAACGGGAATCCATTGAAGGCCTCTTTACCAGATTTGCCATGTAGTGTGTCTGATATCAAGCCTTCATGTTGTAATGGCCCCAACTCCAGAGAGTCATCCAATGGAGGACAATCCAAAAATCCTTCCCTATTTCCTGTACCTATCCCTAGGGAACTTCCAGACTCTGATGCCACCACTTCAGTGGGCTGGTGATGCCCATGAGTATGGACGAGTTGTGTTGTCGTGTGGTGTGAAGATGTGGGATGATACTCTGGAGGTTGTGGGGACTGACAATGTCCAAGGTTGGCATCATATAAGCAGCAATGGTGGTGGGGCAAGCCTGGGACTGAATATCTGTGGTTTTCTTTATGAACATAGTTCCGGTGGGCCTCCAGGAAGGATAATTGGGGGTCATTGAGGATGTAGAAATCAGTTCGACTCAATCCATTTTTAGCGACCCCAATGAGAAGATCACGGTCATGTTTGCCACACTCCCACCAGACGGGCAAATACAAGCTAGGCCGACAAAGCTGCAGTCGTGCCCCCAGGAGCGGGTGGCGCAATACTTGCTCACGGACCTTTCTCAAAAGCTCAATACGATATAATGTTCGGGCAGCTCTCTCTTCTGTAATAGGCTCCACAAACAGTGAAGGATCCACGTTACCTACATGAGACAAGAAGTTGTGTTTATATTATGACAGATTTAGCTTCTATTACTCTTCCCATCAAACTACCAACTATCTTTTTTACCTTCATCTTTTCTGGGTGGCAGTCTACATGCAGTTCGACACATTGAAACAAAGCTGTGGAAATATCTCTCTAAGCTTTCATCAGTCTTCCTCTCCAATCGAGCAAGGGCACGGAACTGGTTCCAGTCAAAAGTCTTCTTCTCTGGGTCATACACTACTCCAAACGAGGACACTGTGCGATAGAAGTCAGCCTGCTCTCGACGTGTCCACCTGTGTCAAAGgagatatgttaaaaaaaaaatgctatttccaTTTCAGCACACACTGTTAATCTCTAAGCCAATGCAGAATCAAAATACAATTCTTCCAATGTTCATCATGACCTGcaatgtttcaatgttttttcAGTCCTCAAGGATTTTATACTAGCAAAtaattctatttagcttttagctgttgcttttgttttttttttaatcatgcggctcaaattttttttttttgttcactttgTTGATGTTCCTCATCCTCTTAATGCCTagtgtttattatgtttcatTCAACATGACTTGAAGTAAGCGAGAATACTACAATTTGACCCAAAGGAGCTGGTTTCCAGTtgcacattaaaaaaagcaaatgaaagtATTTGATTTCATCTTGAGAAAATAACTAGACAATAAAACCACTTTCGCATCACTCACCTTCGTTGCCACTCTAAAAAGAGCGGGTCAGGCTCAGTAGTGCAGTGTCTAAACTCTCCTATTTGCCAGGCCACAGGTGCAATTCCCTCGTGTAAGAGAAAGTCATGACGAAGCGGCTCACGTCTTGTATAACGCTGATAGGCAGTAATGAGGCGCCGCAGACGTGCTGTAAGAGCAGTGCCTGCCGGCCACTGTATCCGTCCCTGCTCCATCACTTCTGCAACAAGGTCTCCTGCGAGAGATCCTATAAAGCCCCCTTCAAAAGAAATGAAACTTTAGACTCAACCTAAAGTAAGTTCATATTAAGGGGTGGTCATCTTAGGTTCAAGTATAGAGAACTGTAACCTGTGAATTTTTGGTCTATCATGACCATCTCTTAACAGtatttacaaacaattaaatattctatttcaaCAGTACTGGTAAATAAGTAAACCGATAAGGAAGGTTTCAATACCCGTCACTGCACTGTCATTTTTCCCCGTTTCCTCTGACATGGGTTCCTCCTTTGTAAAAGAAAACTTTACTTAAATGAACAGTCTGAGCATTTGGTTAAAACACTTGGCAAAATTCATCTGACTTCACACTTCTTTGACTTCCTACAATTACCTTGATCTCTACTTTCTCTTCTAATTCTTCAGACTTAATATCATTCTCCTCTTTGATTTCATCACTCTTGCTGATactgcaaaaaaagaaacatgtttaTGGGAGTAACAGCCAAGCAGTGCAACTGTTACATATCTCCGCTGCTCTACGCATATTACCTATCAGTTGCATCTGAAGCAGTTTCTGCTCCACTTTGTTCTACCGTCAATGCAGTGACATCAGGCATGCCCACTCGCTCCAGGAAACACAAAGCAGGGTCTGCACGCATAGCATTATACCGCTCATATCCTGCATGGGACACAAAGAGAAGTTAATGCACATGATGAAAgttggaagaagaaaaaataaaaaataacaaacacatttattttctcattgaCTCACAATGTTTAATAACAACAATTGTCTACATGGATTTCCACTGTTTAATCACAAGAATTGCATCATGAAACTGGGTGTGACGGTTGCACCCATTCTTCTGTGATTGTCTCACCATGTTTGTGAACTCCAACAAGCAGTGATTTATCTGCTTCAGCATCCCACCATATAGTAGGTATCTCAATATAGTCGATATCAGGAAGGGTTACCTCCagtttactgtaaaaaaacagagaaatcttTACATATTAAGCCACTCTACAATGCAAACAGCTTGATACAGATTTCATGGAGTATGCATGAGGTTAAGATAATTTGTGGGCCATGTAGTACCTGGATGGGATCCCTTCAAGAGCCTGATCAGCAGCTTCCCCCAACACTTCAACCTTCAAATAGTACAGCATCCGCACCCTCAGTAGAACCCTGTTTATGACACGATACATGATGATCACACATTTAAAACCCTGTAATTATGATGAGCACATGTATCAATTACAATATGTCTGACCTCAtaatattgtaaatgaaataacaaatattgttttatggCAGGTAGGatgtatgaacattttatttttgcacccTGATTAAAGTACTTACTACTTATGTAGTATAATCAgagtgcaaaatatttttttgctacaCTTTGCAAAAGCATGTTCATGTTGGGCAATATCCACAAGTCTTACTTGTTGCAGTGTTGTTTGAGGTGTTTCTTGTAGCTGTCGTCCTGAAGCACAACCTCTGGGTTACAGTGGGCCAGCCAGTCTGCATTCTTCAGCTCAGGGGGACTCAACTGGTTCTTCAGCTTCTTGCCTTTACGACCCCGTGGGACAGGAGCAGACAGACCTGGACGGGTGAACACACAacttttacacaatatttttaaatgaattgttctacaattatatgtgaccctggagcacaaaaccagtcttaagtcgctggggtatatttttagctatagccaaaagaaaacattgtatgggtcagaattgttgatttttcttttatgccaaaaatcattaggatattaagtaaagatcatgttccatgaagatattttgtaaatttcctaccgtaaatatatcaaaactatatttttgataagtaatatgcattgctaagaattcatttggacaaatttaaaggtaattttctaagtatttagatttttttgcaccctcagattccagattttcaaatagttgtatatcgggcaaatattgtccgatcctaataaaccatacattaatggaaagcttatttattcagctttcaggtgatgtataaatctcaatttagaaaaattgacacttaagactggttttgtggtacagaGTCACATATGAAGAGCAGTCACTGAATtctgtttaaatggacaaataacAAAGAACTAGGGATGCTTATGATTAATCAACATTCAAATAAtggtaattaatcattttattgtttaaatatactgtcattcaatttcaacaaatattttttttttattcaagcagTGAAAGCATTCGggtgtaactttttaaaaaaatatttttttttatatattttcttaggTATACGtacaataaaataactaacaaaaaaaaatattttctggtaAACTAAACAATCACTTACACTAGAATTGATAAACTTAAACtatcaatttaattattatttgactTGGTGGCAAACTAATTAAACtatcaaattttaaatgtaatattcaaaataaactcaTTAATTAGTAAtcaattcattacatttaattaaatgtttccaTTTGTAACAAAAATCCTTTAAAACTCTTTGGAGACCTGCACAAGCATGGTGCAATATTAATGTTAACGattaatggatttatttattgttttatttaaatgacaaaagttcCTGAATTAA
It encodes:
- the LOC109099851 gene encoding chromodomain-helicase-DNA-binding protein 6-like isoform X2, whose product is MSGAGVSRRRHRDQEKMKIQKKDKQMSATHVLKHTPSAAASNASDQNAQTTFPIGHLGKEQLRIIGGPPNHCMAHPKHSGSREAGPVASSHSLRPLSINSEEDDGGGGTRVKKKRRKKDKKESEWHIDEESNAKPKRRAQKEGKELLARKAKMVKEQKDHKKRETKAQKEVKKVKKGQNVKVKTQAKNTATHPPSKRGRKPKEQGAMPPEKKKKGKRKSDAVLEMVESDDTTSLSTLATGEESIDPMDNTKRRSGRQVKRRKYNEDLDFKVVDDDGETIAVLGSGRIAAMSSSTLAWQAEEPPEDEANIIEKILAVRTVKKETTIDEPPEEMEEFYVKYRNFSYLHCKWATLEELEKDPRISQKIKRFRNKQAQMKHIFTEPDEDLFNPDYIEVDRVLEIAITTDTETGEEVTHYLVKWCSLSYEESTWELQEDVDPVKIREFEDLKQIPEIKQVERPLPEQWQKLEKSREYRNGNQLREYQLEGMNWLLFNWYNRKNCILADEMGLGKTIQSITFLYEIFLMSLRGPFLIIAPLSTITNWEREFRTWTEMNVIVYHGSQISRQMIQQYEMYHRDEQGNIVSGQFKFHGIITTFEMIMADCPELKKINWRCVVIDEAHRLKNRNCKLLEGLKLMNLEHKVLLTGTPLQNSVEELFSLLNFLEPSQFPSETTFLEEFGDLKTEEQVKKLQAILKPMMLRRLKDDVEKNLAPKQETIIEVELTNIQKKYYRAILEKNFAFLAKGANQHNMPNLINTMMELRKCCNHPYLITGAEEKILESFKKTYSSEAADFQLQAMIQAAGKLVLIDKLLPKLLAGGHKVLVFSQMVRCLDILEDYLIQRRYTYERIDGRVRGNLRQAAIDRFSKVDSDRFVFLLCTRAGGLGINLTAADTCIIFDSDWNPQNDLQAQARCHRIGQSKAVKVYRLITRNSYEREMFDKASLKLGLDKAVLQDINRKGSLNGVQQLSKLEVEDLLRKGAYGALMDEEDEGSKFCEEDIDQILQRRTQTITIQSEGKGSTFAKASFVSSGNRTDISLDDPNFWQKWAKIAELEIDSKAEKESLVIDTPRVRKQTRHYNSFEDDELMEFSELDSDSEERPCRTRRLSDRNRRYLRAECFRVEKNLLIFGWGRWKDILNHGRFKWHLTERDMEVLCRALLVYCVRHYKGDDKIKSFIWDLITPTKDGHNQALQNHSGLSAPVPRGRKGKKLKNQLSPPELKNADWLAHCNPEVVLQDDSYKKHLKQHCNKVLLRVRMLYYLKVEVLGEAADQALEGIPSSKLEVTLPDIDYIEIPTIWWDAEADKSLLVGVHKHGYERYNAMRADPALCFLERVGMPDVTALTVEQSGAETASDATDSISKSDEIKEENDIKSEELEEKVEIKEPMSEETGKNDSAVTGGFIGSLAGDLVAEVMEQGRIQWPAGTALTARLRRLITAYQRYTRREPLRHDFLLHEGIAPVAWQIGEFRHCTTEPDPLFLEWQRRWTRREQADFYRTVSSFGVVYDPEKKTFDWNQFRALARLERKTDESLERYFHSFVSMCRTACRLPPRKDEGNVDPSLFVEPITEERAARTLYRIELLRKVREQVLRHPLLGARLQLCRPSLYLPVWWECGKHDRDLLIGVAKNGLSRTDFYILNDPQLSFLEAHRNYVHKENHRYSVPGLPHHHCCLYDANLGHCQSPQPPEYHPTSSHHTTTQLVHTHGHHQPTEVVASESGSSLGIGTGNREGFLDCPPLDDSLELGPLQHEGLISDTLHGKSGKEAFNGFPFNSATGGQNMLNSYGVQGELNGSQGDMVDSIAGKLRSDVLVGEQGSSEETGLMAPSVELDELQTPWESSDHAETSDMFNETDPILGAPTLEPNFLDAPQPEDGQEGDETLTDCLSMPSSDSQSNPVEPLAPSFMLFKDLNVGETSVDQTDLSASLPEYLPPPPVGLPNVSLDQTDPISEEQEDKLSDSNITYGVPSPEEEAESVGFHFDSPKTKDIQDEIDKMPSIESPRENCLKESQKGEVPFDDSSGDLKDPCEVALEEPYEKPLTEPEKVPLEESYDLTCDETLQEPCEGFQQDTAEQQLVEETCKEPPEPIEECNLNNTTLSTDYPIPSSLPSSPTTLPDTSVSPGLDAVPKQEFLVDPVVSDVKPEPDSTTQTPHLEQTEVFEMKDKIKDEGAKTPALLGDVDGPHFALPMCEMADSVHEMREPTIAQLLQEKALFSFSEWPKDRVIINRIDSICHTILKGKWPSSSQQYESPTSLANTCVPSSAHQRAGFLPTRMPISQSLNFNLSHTVPHLPKERLVAPPFLPELKRPRRGYEFEAEVLAKPSQLGEKIQVGVPHCANTLLLNGWQDAAIDLSKPTELTVGGDSGPIGQMSHTVQSAPHKITGIGSIQGSLGLDMAGILQAGLIHPVTGQIVNGGLRRDDSMLRRRRGRRRNVETPDLSFIKGQSMNLPEQQSGSESISHPVVSSTSSQSEGPPATSTTLPTPPSAPSPAPPASETLNVSMDREMANKGLMEWLRQNPNYNMELSAFPNANILHSFLERPKQRRHRCKDPSKLDVSSLTGEERVPVVHRNTGRRLGGAMAPAIKELSRWLDANSEYSVAPDWADVVKHSGFLPEGKFTRILSGPVCRDPGPRRRGRRPRSEMPKAPELAAGMGPLFMNGGLIGSMDLVSLPNLRNVPGIPLTGIMGFPHGFATAVSSGEDAKNGLSMLPMMLHGMAAVQPPMYSAHMSGMINQPATSTATASSTSASVTSTNSATVTSTSSPANSSESTPQCENASSPMSTENGNKEDAKQGGEEKKVSASVSTAAATSSSSSSSSITSTGSHLTFNPFLIPGMSHSLLYPHMFLPPGSIMALPAMPAADSTGSPKRKRKKVREEVAEEGSTNVVVESKGVKDEQTPEQKSKEDGMEEGGPDVDLAQVKDPSDPIKGPSEDKSTEEKDKNEMGEETESNAQGPCDGGD